A single genomic interval of Prunus dulcis chromosome 5, ALMONDv2, whole genome shotgun sequence harbors:
- the LOC117627427 gene encoding putative transferase At4g12130, mitochondrial isoform X1, protein MHRFKLSLRFPKSISSSYRAIHDKTQFDNAGPVASVLKSRAVVRFRGPDTVKFLQGLLTNDVRRFGEAVGEKTSTLPTPNLPTASEAPMYAALLTPQGRFLYDFFLYAPPRPDTKLDKTGSGPGPDPDEALELFADVDASVLDELLSTLKKYRLRSKVDIENMAEELYCWQRFGGNLSEKSSSVEEPEAASVGWGAGVDPAGMSASHGGPLGWQWFKDPRLDCLGFRGIFPSNTTPPLVEADKETDEQNYFLWRIENGVAEGSTEIPKGEAIPLEYNLVGLNAISFDKGCYVGQELVARTHHRGVIRKRLLPLRFVKESGEEAEQKVAPGSEVIDSVSEKKVGTITTQLGCRGLGVLRLDEAFKGSNTLKIQGQKDMKVESLRPHWWPAEWLQEPQHQSAAV, encoded by the exons ATGCACCGTTTCAAGCTCTCCCTGCGGTTCCCCAAATCCATTTCCTCCAGTTACAGAGCCATCCACGACAAAACCCAGTTCGATAATGCTGGGCCCGTGGCTTCGGTCCTCAAATCCCGGGCGGTGGTCCGGTTCCGAGGTCCAGACACGGTCAAGTTTCTTCAGGGTCTGTTGACCAACGATGTACGGAGGTTCGGTGAGGCCGTGGGTGAAAAGACCTCGACTTTGCCCACGCCCAATTTGCCCACTGCGTCGGAAGCGCCCATGTACGCCGCGCTGTTGACCCCCCAGGGGAGGTTCCTGTACGATTTCTTCTTGTACGCCCCGCCCAGGCCCGATACCAAGCTTGATAAGACCGGGTCGGGACCCGGGCCCGACCCAGATGAAGCGTTGGAGCTCTTTGCGGACGTGGATGCTTCGGTTTTGGATGAGCTCTTGAGCACCTTGAAGAA ATATCGTTTGAGGTCTAAGGTTGATATCGAGAATATGGCAGAAGAGTTATATTGCTGGCAGCGTTTTGGGGGAAACCTCTCCGAAAAATCCTCCTCTGTGGAAGAACCGGAGGCTGCTAGTGTTGGCTGGGGTGCTGGTGTTGATCCTGCAGGAATGTCAGCTTCACATGGGGGTCCTCTTGGATGGCAGTGGTTTAAGGATCCTAGATTGGATTGCCTTGGTTTTAGGGGGATCTTCCCATCTAATACTACAC cACCTTTGGTTGAAGCTGACAAAGAAACAGATGAGCAGAATTACTTTCTATGGAGAATAGAGAACGGAGTTGCAGAAGGCTCAACTGAGATCCCAAAAG GTGAGGCAATTCCTCTTGAATATAATCTGGTGGGTCTCAATGCAATTAGCTTTGACAAAGGGTGTTATGTGGGCCAAGAGCTTGTAGCTCGCACACACCACCGAGGGGTGATTCGCAAGCGCTTGCTTCCTTTAAGATTTGTGAAGGAAAGTGGAGAAG AAGCGGAGCAGAAAGTTGCCCCGGGTTCCGAAGTGATTGATAGTGTATCCGAAAAGAAGGTTGGTACCATCACCACTCAACTTGGTTGTCGTGGGCTGGGTGTCTTGCGTTTGGACGAAGCCTTCAAGGGATCAAATACATTGAAAATACAAGGACAGAAAGATATGAAGGTTGAGTCTCTTAGACCACATTGGTGGCCTGCTGAATGGCTTCAAGAACCTCAACATCAAAGTGCAGCTGTTTAG
- the LOC117627427 gene encoding putative transferase At4g12130, mitochondrial isoform X2 encodes MHRFKLSLRFPKSISSSYRAIHDKTQFDNAGPVASVLKSRAVVRFRGPDTVKFLQGLLTNDVRRFGEAVGEKTSTLPTPNLPTASEAPMYAALLTPQGRFLYDFFLYAPPRPDTKLDKTGSGPGPDPDEALELFADVDASVLDELLSTLKKYRLRSKVDIENMAEELYCWQRFGGNLSEKSSSVEEPEAASVGWGAGVDPAGMSASHGGPLGWQWFKDPRLDCLGFRGIFPSNTTPPLVEADKETDEQNYFLWRIENGVAEGSTEIPKGEAIPLEYNLVGLNAISFDKGCYVGQELVARTHHRGVIRKRLLPLRFVKESGEAEQKVAPGSEVIDSVSEKKVGTITTQLGCRGLGVLRLDEAFKGSNTLKIQGQKDMKVESLRPHWWPAEWLQEPQHQSAAV; translated from the exons ATGCACCGTTTCAAGCTCTCCCTGCGGTTCCCCAAATCCATTTCCTCCAGTTACAGAGCCATCCACGACAAAACCCAGTTCGATAATGCTGGGCCCGTGGCTTCGGTCCTCAAATCCCGGGCGGTGGTCCGGTTCCGAGGTCCAGACACGGTCAAGTTTCTTCAGGGTCTGTTGACCAACGATGTACGGAGGTTCGGTGAGGCCGTGGGTGAAAAGACCTCGACTTTGCCCACGCCCAATTTGCCCACTGCGTCGGAAGCGCCCATGTACGCCGCGCTGTTGACCCCCCAGGGGAGGTTCCTGTACGATTTCTTCTTGTACGCCCCGCCCAGGCCCGATACCAAGCTTGATAAGACCGGGTCGGGACCCGGGCCCGACCCAGATGAAGCGTTGGAGCTCTTTGCGGACGTGGATGCTTCGGTTTTGGATGAGCTCTTGAGCACCTTGAAGAA ATATCGTTTGAGGTCTAAGGTTGATATCGAGAATATGGCAGAAGAGTTATATTGCTGGCAGCGTTTTGGGGGAAACCTCTCCGAAAAATCCTCCTCTGTGGAAGAACCGGAGGCTGCTAGTGTTGGCTGGGGTGCTGGTGTTGATCCTGCAGGAATGTCAGCTTCACATGGGGGTCCTCTTGGATGGCAGTGGTTTAAGGATCCTAGATTGGATTGCCTTGGTTTTAGGGGGATCTTCCCATCTAATACTACAC cACCTTTGGTTGAAGCTGACAAAGAAACAGATGAGCAGAATTACTTTCTATGGAGAATAGAGAACGGAGTTGCAGAAGGCTCAACTGAGATCCCAAAAG GTGAGGCAATTCCTCTTGAATATAATCTGGTGGGTCTCAATGCAATTAGCTTTGACAAAGGGTGTTATGTGGGCCAAGAGCTTGTAGCTCGCACACACCACCGAGGGGTGATTCGCAAGCGCTTGCTTCCTTTAAGATTTGTGAAGGAAAGTGGAGAAG CGGAGCAGAAAGTTGCCCCGGGTTCCGAAGTGATTGATAGTGTATCCGAAAAGAAGGTTGGTACCATCACCACTCAACTTGGTTGTCGTGGGCTGGGTGTCTTGCGTTTGGACGAAGCCTTCAAGGGATCAAATACATTGAAAATACAAGGACAGAAAGATATGAAGGTTGAGTCTCTTAGACCACATTGGTGGCCTGCTGAATGGCTTCAAGAACCTCAACATCAAAGTGCAGCTGTTTAG
- the LOC117627427 gene encoding putative transferase At4g12130, mitochondrial isoform X3, with product MHRFKLSLRFPKSISSSYRAIHDKTQFDNAGPVASVLKSRAVVRFRGPDTVKFLQGLLTNDVRRFGEAVGEKTSTLPTPNLPTASEAPMYAALLTPQGRFLYDFFLYAPPRPDTKLDKTGSGPGPDPDEALELFADVDASVLDELLSTLKKYRLRSKVDIENMAEELYCWQRFGGNLSEKSSSVEEPEAASVGWGAGVDPAGMSASHGGPLGWQWFKDPRLDCLGFRGIFPSNTTPPLVEADKETDEQNYFLWRIENGVAEGSTEIPKGEAIPLEYNLVGLNAISFDKGCYVGQELVARTHHRGVIRKRLLPLRFVKESGEEQKVAPGSEVIDSVSEKKVGTITTQLGCRGLGVLRLDEAFKGSNTLKIQGQKDMKVESLRPHWWPAEWLQEPQHQSAAV from the exons ATGCACCGTTTCAAGCTCTCCCTGCGGTTCCCCAAATCCATTTCCTCCAGTTACAGAGCCATCCACGACAAAACCCAGTTCGATAATGCTGGGCCCGTGGCTTCGGTCCTCAAATCCCGGGCGGTGGTCCGGTTCCGAGGTCCAGACACGGTCAAGTTTCTTCAGGGTCTGTTGACCAACGATGTACGGAGGTTCGGTGAGGCCGTGGGTGAAAAGACCTCGACTTTGCCCACGCCCAATTTGCCCACTGCGTCGGAAGCGCCCATGTACGCCGCGCTGTTGACCCCCCAGGGGAGGTTCCTGTACGATTTCTTCTTGTACGCCCCGCCCAGGCCCGATACCAAGCTTGATAAGACCGGGTCGGGACCCGGGCCCGACCCAGATGAAGCGTTGGAGCTCTTTGCGGACGTGGATGCTTCGGTTTTGGATGAGCTCTTGAGCACCTTGAAGAA ATATCGTTTGAGGTCTAAGGTTGATATCGAGAATATGGCAGAAGAGTTATATTGCTGGCAGCGTTTTGGGGGAAACCTCTCCGAAAAATCCTCCTCTGTGGAAGAACCGGAGGCTGCTAGTGTTGGCTGGGGTGCTGGTGTTGATCCTGCAGGAATGTCAGCTTCACATGGGGGTCCTCTTGGATGGCAGTGGTTTAAGGATCCTAGATTGGATTGCCTTGGTTTTAGGGGGATCTTCCCATCTAATACTACAC cACCTTTGGTTGAAGCTGACAAAGAAACAGATGAGCAGAATTACTTTCTATGGAGAATAGAGAACGGAGTTGCAGAAGGCTCAACTGAGATCCCAAAAG GTGAGGCAATTCCTCTTGAATATAATCTGGTGGGTCTCAATGCAATTAGCTTTGACAAAGGGTGTTATGTGGGCCAAGAGCTTGTAGCTCGCACACACCACCGAGGGGTGATTCGCAAGCGCTTGCTTCCTTTAAGATTTGTGAAGGAAAGTGGAGAAG AGCAGAAAGTTGCCCCGGGTTCCGAAGTGATTGATAGTGTATCCGAAAAGAAGGTTGGTACCATCACCACTCAACTTGGTTGTCGTGGGCTGGGTGTCTTGCGTTTGGACGAAGCCTTCAAGGGATCAAATACATTGAAAATACAAGGACAGAAAGATATGAAGGTTGAGTCTCTTAGACCACATTGGTGGCCTGCTGAATGGCTTCAAGAACCTCAACATCAAAGTGCAGCTGTTTAG
- the LOC117628356 gene encoding probable calcium-binding protein CML13, giving the protein MGKDLSDDQVSSMKEAFTLFDTDNDGKIAPSELGILMRSLGGNPTQAQLKSIVAEEKLTAPFDFPRFLALMGKHMKPEPFDRQLRDAFKVLDKDSTGFVSVSELRHILTSIGEKLEPSEFDEWIREVDVGSDGKIKYEDFIARMVAK; this is encoded by the coding sequence ATGGGCAAGGATCTGAGCGACGACCAAGTATCGTCAATGAAGGAGGCGTTCACTCTCTTCGACACCGACAACGACGGCAAGATCGCTCCTTCGGAACTGGGGATCCTAATGCGATCGCTCGGAGGCAACCCGACCCAGGCCCAACTCAAATCCATAGTCGCCGAGGAGAAGCTCACGGCCCCCTTCGACTTCCCTCGCTTCCTCGCCCTCATGGGCAAGCACATGAAGCCCGAGCCCTTCGATCGCCAGCTCCGCGACGCCTTCAAGGTCCTCGACAAGGACTCCACCGGCTTCGTCTCGGTCTCGGAGCTCCGGCATATCCTCACCAGCATCGGCGAGAAATTGGAACCATCCGAGTTCGACGAGTGGATCCGGGAGGTCGATGTCGGGTCCGATGGGAAGATCAAATACGAGGACTTCATTGCCAGAATGGTGGCCAAGTGA
- the LOC117627426 gene encoding LRR receptor-like serine/threonine-protein kinase GSO2 yields the protein MGLIQFLVSLFILLAFSLPPHVRGNAELEALMKLKSSLDPEDRLLKSWTKEGDPCSGLFEGVACNEHRKVANISLQGKGLYGEVSPAVAELKCLSGLYLHYNNLSGEIPKEISYLTELNDLYLNVNNLSGGIPSEIGDMTSLQVLQLCCNQLTGNIPTQMGFLKRLSVLALQHNKLTGQIPASLGDLRMLKRLDLSFNKFFGTIPAKLASVPSLEVLDIQSNSLSGVAPLDLKRLKERFQCKNNPHLCGVGFSTLRACTAFDMDKVNVDGLPLGPHITDSPPKANPKPADFKAPCSQTHCTKSTKLPQAAVVAGVISLSVTLGAAVFLALIRYRRHKQKVSNTSDPSDGRLSTDQAKDFYRKTASPLVSLEYSNGWDPLADGRNGIAFSQEYLSKYWFNMEDVESATQYFSEVNLLGRSKFCSVYKGVLRDGSLVAVRIINVTSCKSEEAEFVKGLDLLFSLRHENVVKLKGFCCSRGRGECFLIYDFIPMGNLSQYLDVEDERNQVLEWSNRVSIVNGIAKGIGYLHSSETDKPAIIHQNISVEKVLIDHHFNPYISDPGLPKLLADDVVFSTLKISAAMGYLAPEYITTGRFTEKSDVYAFGVIVLQVLSGKLQLSSSMRLAAEACRYEEFIDTNLKGKFSESEAAALAKIALVCTHELPDHRPTMQEVILELSNLRANS from the exons ATGGGTTTGATTCAGTTTCTCGTCTCTCTGTTTATTTTGCTCGCATTTTCTCTCCCACCACATGTTCGTGGAAACGCGGAGCTTGAAGCTCTGATGAAGTTGAAGTCCTCTCTGGACCCGGAAGACAGGCTTTTGAAGTCATGGACCAAAGAAGGGGACCCTTGTAGTGGCTTGTTCGAAGGCGTAGCGTGCAATGAGCACCGCAAAGTTGCCAATATTTCCTTGCAGGGGAAGGGTCTCTATGGTGAGGTCTCACCAGCAGTGGCTGAGCTCAAATGCTTGTCGGGTCTGTATCTGCACTACAACAACTTGTCAGGAGAGATTCCCAAAGAGATTTCGTATCTCACCGAACTCAATGATCTCTATCTCAACGTCAATAATCTCTCTGGGGGCATACCTTCTGAGATTGGGGACATGACTAGTCTTCAAG TTTTACAGCTGTGTTGTAACCAGCTGACGGGAAATATACCTACACAGATGGGATTTTTAAAGAGGCTAAGTGTTCTTGCTTTGCAGCACAACAAGCTAACTGGTCAAATTCCTGCAAGCTTGGGGGACTTGAGGATGCTTAAAAGGCTTGATTTGAGCTTCAATAAGTTCTTCGGTACAATTCCTGCAAAACTAGCCAGTGTTCCATCTTTGGAAGTCCTAGATATTCAAAGCAATTCTTTGTCTGGAGTTGCCCCTCTTG ATTTGAAAAGATTAAAAGAAAGATTCCAGTGCAAGAACAACCCACACCTATGTGGAGTTGGGTTTTCTACATTGAGAGCTTGCACAGCTTTTGACATGGACAAGGTGAATGTCGACGGACTACCACTTGGACCACACATAACTGATTCTCCTCCAAAAGCCAACCCTAAGCCTGCAGATTTCAAAGCACCTTGCAGCCAGACCCATTGCACAAAGTCGACCAAACTTCCACAAGCTGCAGTTGTTGCAGGAGTTATTTCCCTCTCTGTTACTTTGGGGGCGGCAGTATTTCTGGCCCTTATCCGTTACAGGCGTCACAAACAAAAGGTTAGCAATACATCAGATCCTTCTGATGGTCGGCTTAGTACTGATCAGGCCAAGGATTTCTATAGGAAAACTGCGTCTCCACTTGTGAGTCTTGAGTACTCTAATGGATGGGATCCATTGGCTGATGGTCGAAATGGCATTGCTTTCTCCCAGGAGTATCTGAGTAAGTATTGGTTCAACATGGAAGATGTAGAGTCTGCAACACAGTACTTCTCTGAGGTGAATTTATTGGGGAGGAGCAAGTTCTGTTCTGTTTACAAAGGAGTTCTAAGAGATGGTTCTCTTGTGGCTGTTAGGATTATTAATGTGACCAGCTGCAAGTCTGAAGAAGCTGAATTTGTGAAGGGACTAGACTTATTATTTTCACTGAGGCATGAAAATGTTGTCAAGCTGAAAGGCTTCTGCTGCTCTAGGGGCAGGGGTGAATGTTTTCTTATCTATGATTTCATTCCCATGGGAAACCTCTCTCAGTATCTTGATGTAGAAGATGAAAGGAACCAAGTCCTTGAGTGGTCCAATAGAGTCTCTATCGTCAACGGCATTGCAAAAG GTATTGGGTATTTACATAGCAGTGAGACAGACAAACCTGCCATAATTCACCAAAACATATCTGTTGAGAAGGTTCTCATTGATCACCATTTTAACCCATATATTTCGGACCCTGGCCTTCCTAAGCTGCTAGCTGATGATGTTGTCTTCTCCACTCTGAAAATAAGTGCTGCCATGGGATACCTAGCTCCTGAATACATCACTACTGGTCGTTTCACTGAGAAAAGTGATGTATATGCATTTGGAGTCATTGTCCTCCAAGTTTTATCCGGAAAACTACAACTCAGTAGTTCAATGCGATTGGCTGCAGAAGCATGCAGATACGAAGAATTTATCGATACCAACCTGAAAGGGAAATTCTCAGAATCTGAAGCAGCTGCACTGGCAAAAATCGCGCTTGTATGCACCCACGAGCTTCCCGACCACAGGCCAACAATGCAGGAAGTAATTCTGGAGCTGAGTAACCTTAGAGCCAATTCCTGA